TCTCACCTAAAGATTTGTCATTATACGATCATTTAAAAGAAATTGCAGAGCTAAACATCAGCTGCATCAAAATAGAAGGGAGAATGAGAAGCAAGGAATATTTGGCTATTGCAGTGAGCAATTATAGGAAAGCCTTAAACAAATTGAAAAGCAATAAAATCAGCAAAAGTGAAGAAATAAGCCTTGCATTTAATAGAGGATTTAGCGAAGGGCAATTTAACTATGCATCTTCAAGAAGTATCCGTTCAGGACATGTCGGTTTAAAATTAGGTAAAGTCTGCAATAGTGAAAACAGCCAAATAGTCATTAAATTAGATGACGGTTTAAAAACAATTCCCCAAAAAGGTGACGGATTATTATTAATAAAAGCAAAAGATGACTACGGATTTGAAATTTCACAAAACCCTCTTTTAACAACATTCAACCATTATAAAAAAGGCAGAAATAAAGAAATTAAAGACATTAACAGAAAAGACAGAGTTTTAATCATTAAAAAAGTAAAGCAGAATAAAAAACACCATTTCAATTTAAACGATTCAACAGCATATCTTACAAAAAGAAACAGATTAACTTCAAAAGTTAAAGAGATTGAAAATAAGGGCAGCAGTTTTATCAAATCCAAATTAATACTTACATTTTCAATTAAAAACAAATATCCTCACTTGAAAGGCAGGTTAACTCTTGCAAATAAAAAAGAAATTGAAAGTGAAGTTAAAGGAGAAGTTCCCTTTGAAAAGCCTCTTAAAAGAAGTGTAGATACAAAAACAATAAAAAAACAGTTACTGAAAGTTGACAAATACCCATTTGACATTGTTGGAGTCAATATCAACTATGACGGAACATTATTTATCCCAATAAGTGAAATCAATAAAATCAGAAGGGAACTTTTCAAAAAATTAGAAAAAGAAGTGTATTCCTTATACTCCAATAAAAAGGTAAAAATAAATCTTGAAAATGAAGGCAATGCCCTAAAAACTGACCAATACAGTTTATCCTATTATACAAATAACCTAACTGATTTAGATAAAATAAATAATGTAAAAAGGGTTTATTTGGAGATACCTCCTGAAGACCCGTCAGTAATAAATCAAAGCAGGGAAGAATACAATATAAATTATATGGTCAGCTATCTGCAAAAGGCTATTGACATTTCCAGAAACAGAGACTATGAATTAATCTGGAAATGGCCGGACATTGCTCATGACAATTTAATAAAAGTTTTAGGAAAAGTAAGAGGCATATTAAACAAACTGCACTACCCTATTGAAATAATGTCTCCCGATTTTACAGGCCAATACGGACCATACTCCATGAACGTGACAAATACACAAACAATAAAGAGTCTTGAAAACTACAAAATAATTACATTGTCACCGGAACTGAAAAAAGAAGATTTAAAAAATATTTTAGACAATTGTAGTGACAATTCCAAATTGGAAATTATTGTTCAGGGATCTGTTGAGCTAATGAAAAGCAGAAACAGATTATTTACCAAAAAAGAATCTAAAAAGTTAAAGAACAACACAGACGACATCTTCCTGATTGATAAGAAAAACAAAAGATATCCTATTCATAAAAGCTTATCTAATGAAGAAATTATAATTTCAAATAGCGAAGATATTTCACTTTTAAATGACATTACCTACTTAAAATCAATAGGGCTTGTTAATTTTGCTATTGACGGTCGATGGAGAGATGAAAACTATTTAAATAAAATACAGGAATATAACACAGCTATTGACAAATAAAAAATAATACTTCCCAAATGCTCTAGGGAATTTTGGATATATATTTAAATAAAAATGTATAGAAAAAAGGGTTTGGTTAAAATGCAAGGAGAGAAAGTAACATTGCAAAACATAAAAGGTATTGGAGATAAAATCTCTGAAAAAATATTAAATAGTGTTGGAGGAGAAGAAAATCTTCAAAAAATAGTTGAAAATGTGGATGTTGAAAAAATAGCAAATATTGATGGAATCAGCCAAAGGAAAGCTATTGAAATAATGAACCAGCTATTAAATAATCCTACATATGAGTTTATTAAAAGCGACAGGGCAATGGAGATTTATGAAGACATCATAAACAAAATATTAGCATATTCAAACACTTCATATTCAAAAAATAGGATTTTGCTGCTTTCCCCTTCAAAAGATATTGAAAAAATAGAAAAACAAATCAGTTTTGTGATGGATGCAAAAAAACAGGTTTCACAGCTTCCAATAATCAAGTTAAGAGGATTGATGAAAAACTTAAAGGAAGTTGAAAATCCGAAAGCCGAATATGATGCAAGTAAAGTTATTTTAGTGGAAACAGAAGAAGATAATTCATATCTTACTGATTTAGGTCTGAATCAGTATTATCCAATAATTACAGCCACTGATTCCCCGTTACTGCAGGAGGAATTAATGAATTATGACCTTATCTTTTATGTATATTCACAGGGAATACTTGATTTTGAAGGAATGCCAAACCTTGTAATGATTAATATTGAAGAAAATGATTATGAAATAGTTCCTGAAAAAATAATAAACTTCTTTACACATAACCAGGATCTTTTTAACAGAGTTTATGAAATACAAAAAATCAGAGGCCGGGAAACAATTTTGGGAGAAATTATCCCAATTATTGATGAACTTAATGTTATTGATAAAAGAGAAGTAGACATT
This genomic stretch from Methanobrevibacter smithii ATCC 35061 harbors:
- a CDS encoding U32 family peptidase, giving the protein MRIPELLAPVGSMDHLKVAINAGASSIYLSGKEYGARRFAENFTLNEIAEAVNTAHLHNVKVYVTVNTLIKEDELQDVMNYLSHLYSIGVDAVLVQDLGLVELINKHLPKLKVHGSTQMTAENQLKLDYLESKGIKRIVLPREMRKDEIKNLKTNMELEIFVHGALCYSYSGQCLMSSFKGGRSGNRGSCAQPCRQKYRLSCLNSEDYYLSPKDLSLYDHLKEIAELNISCIKIEGRMRSKEYLAIAVSNYRKALNKLKSNKISKSEEISLAFNRGFSEGQFNYASSRSIRSGHVGLKLGKVCNSENSQIVIKLDDGLKTIPQKGDGLLLIKAKDDYGFEISQNPLLTTFNHYKKGRNKEIKDINRKDRVLIIKKVKQNKKHHFNLNDSTAYLTKRNRLTSKVKEIENKGSSFIKSKLILTFSIKNKYPHLKGRLTLANKKEIESEVKGEVPFEKPLKRSVDTKTIKKQLLKVDKYPFDIVGVNINYDGTLFIPISEINKIRRELFKKLEKEVYSLYSNKKVKINLENEGNALKTDQYSLSYYTNNLTDLDKINNVKRVYLEIPPEDPSVINQSREEYNINYMVSYLQKAIDISRNRDYELIWKWPDIAHDNLIKVLGKVRGILNKLHYPIEIMSPDFTGQYGPYSMNVTNTQTIKSLENYKIITLSPELKKEDLKNILDNCSDNSKLEIIVQGSVELMKSRNRLFTKKESKKLKNNTDDIFLIDKKNKRYPIHKSLSNEEIIISNSEDISLLNDITYLKSIGLVNFAIDGRWRDENYLNKIQEYNTAIDK